The following are from one region of the Ptychodera flava strain L36383 chromosome 15, AS_Pfla_20210202, whole genome shotgun sequence genome:
- the LOC139151496 gene encoding transmembrane protein 220-like translates to MNAALYSRRPKFCGRCSRVTRLKLSISMPCAGNPLPPSLPMDDDTVTFGVSKDADKICSSRMIIWKAVNVVMAIFFLLCALAQVNDPDPYIWTPIYLVPCLLTAVVTFRKNTSESPAWKWLLTIHIAACLVGIVYLTILVLELMNGQYKDNPLSKEEGRELAGLLTVVVWLSIVDSVVSMKD, encoded by the exons ATGAATGCTGCATTGTATAGCCGAAGGCCGAAG TTTTGCGGACGGTGTTCTCGCGTAACTCGCCTAAAATTATCAATTTCCATGCCTTGCGCCGgtaaccccctccctccctccctcccgaTGGATGACGATACCGTGACGTTTGGTGTGTCGAAAGACGCGGACAAGATCTGCTCTTCTCGTATGATAATCTGGAAAGCTGTTAACGTTGTCATGGCAATATTTTTCCTGCTTTGCGCCCTAGCCCAG GTCAATGACCCAGATCCGTACATTTGGACG CCCATTTATTTGGTGCCGTGTTTGTTGACAGCAGTCGTCACGTTCAGGAAGAATACATCAG AGAGTCCTGCTTGGAAATGGCTGTTGACAATACACATCGCTGCGTGTCTTGTTGGTATTGTCTATCTCACCATTTTGGTTCTTGAACTTATGAATGGGCAGTACAAAGATAATCCACTCTCTAAAGAAGAAGGAAG AGAACTGGCGGGACTTCTCACGGTTGTTGTGTGGCTCTCAATTGTCGATTCTGTGGTTTCAATGAAGG actGA